Sequence from the Fusobacterium sp. FSA-380-WT-3A genome:
TTACAAGTATACTTGAAAATATCTAGGTATTTTTATTAAATATAGTATTATTTTTTTTAAAAAACTGTGCTATAATTTAAAAAAGCCAAAAATGACTAGAAAGGGGATTATTATGAAAATTCTAGTTTTAAAATTTGAGAAATTAGAAAATATTATTTTAGCAACCTCTCTTGTAAATTCTTTGAAAAAAACCTTTCCTAAAAGTGAAATAGATTTTGTAATTTTTAAAGAGTATGGGGAAGTTCTAAAAAATCATAAATCTATTAATAAAGTAATAGAAATAACTAAAGATGAAATAACTTTTTTATATATTTTTAAAGTGAGAAAAATTTTAAAAAATAAATATGATATAATTATAGATTTAACTTCCACAAGAAAAAGTGGTTGGTTTACCTTTTTAAATTTTGGAACAAAATATAAGATAAGATATGATAGGGAAAAATTATTTAATTGGGGTTGTAATTATCTTGTACCAAAAAGTAAAATGTATGTAGATGAGGTTTCTAAAAATTTAGAGTTTTTGGAACCATTGAAAAAAATAAATAATGGAAAAATTTCCTATGTGAGAGATATAACTTTAGATGTATCTAATGAAAAGAAAAAAGAGATAAAAGATTTGATGAAAAGAAAAGGGATAGATGTATCTATGCCTATTTTTGCATGTTCACTATTTGGCTATAAGAAACATTATTCAATAGAAAAATTAATTGATATTATGAATGCTTTAACTAAAGAGATGAAATGTAATATTGTAATCTATTATTCACAGAAAAGAAAGTTCTTTACAGGGGAAGCCTATAAAAAAATAGATAATAAAAAGAAAATTCATCTTTTGGAATTAAATTCTATTGAAGACTATAAGGGATTTTTTGCAAATTGTAAATTTGTTTTTGGAAATAATTGTCCAGAAAGATATATTTCTCAAGGAATGGAAGTAAAAAGCTTTACTATGTTTGTTGATAATAATGATTGGATAGAAAATTCTGGAGATAAATATCAAGGAATGGTATCTAGAAATATTTATGAAGAATATTCAGGTTATACTAAGGATAAAATTTATGGAAATATAACTACAGAGTTTGTGGTTAATAAGATAAAAGAGATGTTGAAATAGAGGTCAGTTATGAAAATATTAGTTGTAAGATTTAAACAAATGGGAGATGCTATACTTGCTACACCTGTATGTAATACTTTAAGAAAAACTTTTCCAGATGCTGAAATTGATTTTGTTTGTTATGAGCATGTAGCACCTATTTTTAAAGAGGATAAAAATTTTAATACCATTACTATTACTAATAAAGTAAAAAATAATGCTTTTAGATATTTATGGGAAGTATATAAAATCACTAGAAAAAAATATGATATAGTGATAGATTTTGTATCAACACCTAAAAGTGAATGGTTTACATTTTTATCAGGGGCAAAATATAGAATAGGTAGATATAATAAAAAACGTGGATTTACATATACTCATAAAATAAAAGAACCTACAGAATTTAAAAATGAAGTAGAAAAAGGTTTAATGTTATTAGAACCTTTAGAAAAAGAATATAATATTAAATATGATACTAATTTTAGCTTATATGTAACTGATGAAGAAAAAGAAAAATTAAGAAAACAAATGGTAGAAAAGGGAATTGATTTTTCTAAACCTATAGTTGCATTATCAGCTACAGCAAAATATGAATTTAAAGTATACCCTATAGATAGTATGGTAAAAACAATAGAACTAATATTAGAAAAAAATAAAGATATCCAATTTATTTGCTTTGGAACTCCTGACCAAAAAGAATATATAGAGAAATTTTATAAAAAATTAAACTATAATAAAAATATATTTACAAATATAGAAACTAAATCTGTAAGAGATTTATTAGCTTTGCTTTCAAACTGTCATATGTACTTTGGAAATGAAGGTGGAGCAAGACACATGGCTCAAGGTTTAGACATACCAAGTTTTGCAGTATTTTGGCCTGAATCAGATACTAAATGTTGGATACCTTTTGGTGGAGAAAGACATAGAGGAATAATCTCAAAAGATATTCAAGAGGATTATGGAGATTTATCTTGGGAAGAGATTTTTAATTTAATAACTCCAGAAAGATTAGTTGAGGAGTTTTATATAACTTTTGATAAATTTGTGGAAAGGGATAATATTATTAGGTGAAAGAAGTGAAATTTGAAAAAGAAAATGATAGTTTAACTAAGAAAGTTTTAAAGTTTTGGGAATTTATAGAAAAAACTAATATAGGGTCAATCTCAAAAGAAGTAGAGGATAAAAAATTAAATATTGATAATACTAAGGGTTTTACAGTATTTTTACTTAATTTTTATGAAAAAGAATTTTGTAAACATTTTTTTGAATATTATGGATATAAATATAATATGGAAGAAAATTATATTTCTGAAACTGAAAAAAGGTATTTTATAAAATTAATAATAGAAAATACTGGTGAAATAAAAAAAGAAAAAATGTTTATACCAAGTAGTGCAGTATTGTTGTATAATGAAATGTCGACAATAAAGTTTGAAGAAAAAGAAGTAAAATTAAAAAATGAAATATGGAATATTATTCTTAACTATAAAGAAGAATTAGTTAAATCTTATAAAATAGATAATAATAATGAAATATTAGAAGTACTAAAAAAAATAAATAATGAATTAAAGAAATTATTTAATAAAGATTTTCAATTTCTTGAAGAAATTTTTTTAGATGAGAATAAAAATGATAAAGATTTTAACAGTTTTTATTTAAGGGATATAGAAAAAATTATAAAATATGGTTATAATGATGAGTTGATAAAGTTATATATAGAGGGATATGATAAATATGAAAGAATAGAAATTGATGAGAGTAAAGAAAATATTTCTTCTGTAATTAAACCTGAAATAACGCCTATTGGAAAATGGCCTTCTCCAATAAAGTATAGACTTTCACTTATGCAAACAGTAGCTGTAAATACTATAGTTGAAAATATGATAGAAAACGATAATTTAAAAATTATGTCTGTTAATGGACCTCCTGGAACAGGAAAAACAACTTTATTAAAAGATATTTTTGCTAATATAATTATAAAAAGAGCAAAAAAAATGTGTGAATTTGCTAATCCTAAGAATGCTTTTTTGGAGAAAAAAATTGAA
This genomic interval carries:
- a CDS encoding glycosyltransferase family 9 protein, producing MKILVLKFEKLENIILATSLVNSLKKTFPKSEIDFVIFKEYGEVLKNHKSINKVIEITKDEITFLYIFKVRKILKNKYDIIIDLTSTRKSGWFTFLNFGTKYKIRYDREKLFNWGCNYLVPKSKMYVDEVSKNLEFLEPLKKINNGKISYVRDITLDVSNEKKKEIKDLMKRKGIDVSMPIFACSLFGYKKHYSIEKLIDIMNALTKEMKCNIVIYYSQKRKFFTGEAYKKIDNKKKIHLLELNSIEDYKGFFANCKFVFGNNCPERYISQGMEVKSFTMFVDNNDWIENSGDKYQGMVSRNIYEEYSGYTKDKIYGNITTEFVVNKIKEMLK
- a CDS encoding glycosyltransferase family 9 protein; translated protein: MKILVVRFKQMGDAILATPVCNTLRKTFPDAEIDFVCYEHVAPIFKEDKNFNTITITNKVKNNAFRYLWEVYKITRKKYDIVIDFVSTPKSEWFTFLSGAKYRIGRYNKKRGFTYTHKIKEPTEFKNEVEKGLMLLEPLEKEYNIKYDTNFSLYVTDEEKEKLRKQMVEKGIDFSKPIVALSATAKYEFKVYPIDSMVKTIELILEKNKDIQFICFGTPDQKEYIEKFYKKLNYNKNIFTNIETKSVRDLLALLSNCHMYFGNEGGARHMAQGLDIPSFAVFWPESDTKCWIPFGGERHRGIISKDIQEDYGDLSWEEIFNLITPERLVEEFYITFDKFVERDNIIR
- a CDS encoding NB-ARC domain-containing protein translates to MKFEKENDSLTKKVLKFWEFIEKTNIGSISKEVEDKKLNIDNTKGFTVFLLNFYEKEFCKHFFEYYGYKYNMEENYISETEKRYFIKLIIENTGEIKKEKMFIPSSAVLLYNEMSTIKFEEKEVKLKNEIWNIILNYKEELVKSYKIDNNNEILEVLKKINNELKKLFNKDFQFLEEIFLDENKNDKDFNSFYLRDIEKIIKYGYNDELIKLYIEGYDKYERIEIDESKENISSVIKPEITPIGKWPSPIKYRLSLMQTVAVNTIVENMIENDNLKIMSVNGPPGTGKTTLLKDIFANIIIKRAKKMCEFANPKNAFLEKKIEIENMTYPFYKLDDRLKGYEILVASSNNGAVENISKELPELAQISRNKDKNFTEYENSFEEKYSEMMKEFENYREVSKKIIGKESWGVFSVALGKKDNFSNFFKILEDLDKIEKKSDLKKWKEIVKEFQIKEKEIKELEKEIQKIWNNREFICKNEEILKEISREEEKIERLKNKYLKINFFRKIFLKSKYKKLRLRKEIKKYELEKKKKIVDKIKSSETFKKVKLIDEKIYWDKNNYEERQKSLPWLCEELEGLRGELFILSLKIHNCFNEIAFF